The Candidatus Margulisiibacteriota bacterium genome has a window encoding:
- the gcvH gene encoding glycine cleavage system protein GcvH, which translates to MMTPENLRYSKEHEWVQVKKDIAIIGITYYAQKELGELVYVELPEVGGQVEQMQECGVVESVKTVSNIYSPVTGEVIAINENAIDTPDIINDSPYENGWLMKVKIEDEGEIDDLMTAEEYDAYLEEKG; encoded by the coding sequence ATTATGACGCCGGAAAATCTAAGATATAGCAAAGAACATGAATGGGTACAAGTAAAAAAAGATATAGCAATTATAGGAATAACCTATTATGCCCAAAAAGAATTGGGTGAACTGGTATATGTCGAACTACCTGAAGTTGGTGGTCAAGTTGAGCAAATGCAAGAATGCGGTGTTGTCGAATCAGTTAAGACCGTCAGCAATATTTACTCCCCGGTAACCGGAGAAGTGATCGCAATCAACGAAAATGCGATTGATACCCCAGATATCATCAATGATAGCCCATACGAAAATGGATGGCTCATGAAAGTCAAAATAGAAGATGAAGGCGAGATCGATGATCTTATGACAGCAGAAGAATATGACGCATATTTAGAAGAAAAGGGCTAA
- the gcvT gene encoding glycine cleavage system aminomethyltransferase GcvT — MLLHTELNEEHKKLKAKMVNFGGWEMPVIYKSVIDEHNAVRTEAGIFDVGHMGIITLEGPECLQFIQKVTTNNAKNLEVGQIQYSMICNENGGIIDDILVSRLADKYMLVINASNTKKVLYWLEKNKKEEVITTQLNHTHSMLAIQGPKSEEILSRIVNIDLANLKYYRLSQGFVLGKKAIISRTGYTGEDGFELILRRDEIKIVWKYFIENNIQPCGLGARDTLRLEAGMPLYGHELNENTTPLSTHLDWVVKFDKDFIGKSAIEKQKELGVTSKIAGIEMLSKAIPREGYAIASGGVVTSGTFSPTLQKPIGMVLIKKEETNPGTIIEVSIRNKLHQARTIELPFYKRKK; from the coding sequence ATGTTACTACATACCGAATTAAATGAAGAGCATAAAAAACTCAAAGCCAAAATGGTAAATTTTGGCGGATGGGAAATGCCGGTTATCTATAAGAGTGTCATCGATGAGCACAATGCAGTAAGAACTGAAGCCGGAATATTTGATGTCGGGCATATGGGGATTATTACCCTCGAAGGTCCGGAATGTTTACAATTCATACAAAAAGTAACCACCAATAACGCTAAAAACCTGGAAGTAGGCCAAATCCAATACTCGATGATCTGTAATGAAAACGGCGGTATTATTGATGACATTCTGGTATCCCGCCTTGCAGATAAATATATGCTAGTTATAAATGCTTCAAATACCAAAAAAGTATTATATTGGCTGGAAAAAAACAAAAAAGAAGAAGTCATTACCACCCAACTCAACCATACCCATTCAATGCTGGCAATCCAAGGGCCAAAATCTGAAGAGATACTCTCACGCATAGTAAATATCGATCTTGCAAACCTGAAATACTATCGATTGTCTCAAGGATTTGTTCTTGGAAAAAAAGCAATTATATCTCGCACAGGGTACACAGGCGAAGATGGCTTCGAATTGATCCTACGCCGTGATGAAATCAAAATTGTATGGAAGTATTTCATCGAAAATAATATTCAACCGTGCGGGCTTGGTGCGCGAGACACACTCCGGCTTGAGGCAGGAATGCCGTTATATGGGCATGAGCTGAATGAGAATACGACCCCGCTTTCAACACACCTAGACTGGGTCGTTAAATTCGACAAAGATTTTATCGGGAAATCGGCTATTGAAAAACAAAAGGAACTTGGTGTAACATCAAAAATAGCAGGAATTGAGATGCTCAGCAAAGCAATCCCCCGGGAAGGGTACGCAATTGCCAGCGGCGGAGTTGTAACTAGCGGAACATTCTCCCCAACGCTACAAAAACCTATTGGCATGGTATTAATAAAAAAAGAAGAAACTAACCCTGGAACAATAATCGAAGTTTCGATCAGAAACAAATTACACCAGGCAAGAACAATAGAGCTTCCTTTCTATAAAAGGAAGAAATAA
- a CDS encoding histidinol-phosphate transaminase, translating into MVKIGYRHIVDELNTYIPGKPIEDVKKEFKITEVIKLASNENPLGPSSKVIDSLKNHISSVSLYPDGSCNCLRDNLAQTYNLPPECFIIGNGSDEILMLIAQTFINPGDEVLISSQTFSEYLFTSKCLEASIKIIPQKDFRYDIASFPRYLTEKTKVIYLCNPNNPTGTIYSKKDFDDFIAQIPANVLIVIDEAYYEYVNKSDYPESINYLSTHNNVLILRTFSKVYGLAGLRIGYAIGNKKLVDLIHKVREPFNVNSLAQIAAIAALKDQEYVQKIKLLNEQSRQYLYDQFDKLEITYIESEANFVLFEVKENAQDIFQKLLKKGIIVRPMNGFGLPNHVRVTTGTLEETKEFIEKLKEILTEKNVDAVMKSH; encoded by the coding sequence ATGGTAAAAATCGGATATCGTCACATTGTCGACGAACTTAATACCTATATTCCTGGCAAACCTATAGAAGATGTCAAAAAAGAGTTTAAAATTACCGAAGTAATCAAGCTCGCATCGAACGAAAACCCACTCGGACCATCCTCAAAAGTCATCGACTCACTAAAAAATCATATCTCTTCAGTGAGTCTTTACCCTGATGGCAGCTGTAATTGTCTAAGGGATAATCTTGCACAAACCTATAATCTACCTCCGGAATGTTTTATTATCGGAAATGGCTCTGACGAAATACTCATGCTCATCGCTCAAACATTTATTAATCCTGGGGATGAGGTGCTTATTTCCAGTCAAACATTCTCAGAATACCTATTTACTTCAAAATGCCTGGAAGCTTCGATTAAAATAATTCCCCAGAAGGATTTCCGCTATGATATAGCAAGTTTCCCTCGCTATCTCACGGAAAAGACAAAGGTTATTTATCTGTGCAACCCGAATAATCCGACAGGAACAATCTACTCAAAAAAAGATTTTGATGACTTCATAGCTCAAATCCCCGCCAATGTATTAATTGTAATTGACGAAGCATATTACGAATATGTCAATAAAAGTGATTACCCGGAATCAATCAACTATCTCAGTACGCACAATAATGTATTAATACTTCGTACTTTTTCAAAAGTCTACGGCCTTGCAGGTCTGAGGATCGGGTATGCGATAGGAAATAAAAAACTCGTTGATCTCATTCATAAAGTAAGAGAGCCTTTCAATGTCAATAGCCTAGCCCAAATAGCTGCGATTGCTGCACTGAAAGATCAGGAGTATGTGCAAAAGATAAAATTGCTCAATGAGCAATCCCGGCAATATCTTTATGATCAATTTGACAAGCTGGAAATCACCTATATAGAAAGCGAAGCTAATTTCGTTCTCTTTGAAGTCAAAGAAAATGCTCAGGATATTTTCCAAAAGCTTCTCAAAAAAGGGATCATTGTTCGGCCTATGAACGGCTTTGGCTTACCGAATCACGTCCGGGTAACCACAGGTACGCTTGAAGAAACAAAAGAATTCATTGAAAAACTAAAAGAAATCTTAACAGAAAAGAATGTTGATGCAGTAATGAAAAGCCATTAG
- a CDS encoding cytochrome D ubiquinol oxidase subunit II, producing MRDSIASRQLTDDLVDKVRAIVSKLPLQGKYKDVITEMFFSIARSTNLYKLERWELMSIARAVQELLGAFGMFSIYRDVSKISIFGSARISKDHEEYALARQFGQLIREAGYYVITGAGPGIMEAGNEGAGRDNSFGLNIMLPFEQSSNPVIEGDLKDYTFRYFFTRKLMFVKESSGIVVCPGGYGTMDELYETLTLIQNGKTAIVPIVLLNCPGSDFWKSWDEFAVKQYLQHNLISKHDRSLYRIITSAEEARDEILNFYKNFHSYRYWKENILIIRVKKQLKESEIQYLSKTYKDICKDGRVHNIKDQPFFDKNNLRFKNMHYLGLHFNQRDFGALRQLIDTINQF from the coding sequence ATGCGTGATAGTATTGCTAGTCGACAATTAACTGATGATCTCGTAGATAAAGTAAGAGCAATTGTTTCCAAATTACCACTTCAAGGTAAATACAAAGACGTTATTACAGAGATGTTTTTTTCTATAGCCCGTTCGACAAACCTTTACAAATTAGAACGATGGGAATTAATGTCGATTGCCAGGGCAGTCCAGGAGCTTCTTGGAGCCTTTGGAATGTTTTCAATCTATAGAGATGTCTCCAAAATAAGTATTTTCGGTTCAGCTCGAATTTCGAAGGATCATGAAGAATATGCGCTCGCCAGGCAATTCGGGCAGCTTATCCGCGAAGCTGGCTATTACGTTATAACCGGTGCCGGACCTGGCATAATGGAAGCCGGGAATGAAGGCGCGGGACGGGATAATAGTTTCGGGCTTAATATAATGCTGCCGTTTGAACAATCATCGAACCCGGTTATCGAGGGTGATCTGAAAGATTATACCTTCCGGTATTTCTTCACCAGAAAACTGATGTTCGTAAAAGAATCTTCCGGGATCGTTGTGTGCCCAGGTGGGTATGGGACCATGGATGAATTGTACGAGACGCTGACACTGATCCAGAACGGAAAAACCGCAATAGTACCGATTGTCCTGCTCAACTGTCCGGGAAGTGATTTCTGGAAATCGTGGGATGAGTTCGCAGTGAAACAGTACCTTCAACATAATCTTATTTCAAAACACGACAGAAGTCTTTATAGGATTATTACCAGTGCTGAGGAAGCCCGTGATGAGATACTTAATTTTTATAAGAATTTTCACTCGTATCGTTACTGGAAAGAAAATATCTTAATAATACGTGTAAAGAAGCAACTCAAGGAATCAGAAATACAATATCTGTCAAAAACCTACAAAGATATATGTAAAGATGGACGGGTACATAACATCAAAGACCAGCCATTTTTTGATAAAAACAATCTTCGATTCAAGAATATGCATTATTTAGGATTGCATTTTAATCAGAGAGATTTTGGTGCACTTCGACAATTGATTGATACTATAAATCAATTTTAA
- a CDS encoding cytochrome D ubiquinol oxidase subunit II, with the protein MHDTKPGYQLTDELIGKVKAVVSKLPFHGNHKDVITEMLFSIARTSNLYKLERWELMSIVKAVQELLGAFGMFSIYKGVAKITIFGSARIKKGHEEYELARRFGQLIREAGYYVITGAGPGIMEAGNEGAGRDYSFGLNIMLPFEQSSNPVIEGDLKDYTFRYFFTRKLMFLKESSGIVVCPGGYGTMDELYETLTMIQNGKTAIVPIVLLNCPGSDFWKSWDEFAVKQYVRHNLVSPNDRSLYKILASAEEARDEILNFYKNFHSYRYWKDNILIIRVKKYLNDNQLSFLSSRFKDLTEDKTIHRIKEQPFFDKNNPKMKDMHYLGLQFIQRDYGTLRQMIDCINEF; encoded by the coding sequence ATGCATGATACTAAGCCAGGCTATCAATTAACGGATGAATTGATAGGTAAAGTCAAGGCAGTGGTATCTAAATTGCCTTTTCATGGAAATCATAAAGATGTAATTACCGAAATGCTTTTTTCTATTGCTCGTACTTCAAACCTCTACAAGCTTGAACGATGGGAATTAATGTCAATAGTGAAAGCTGTTCAAGAGCTTCTCGGCGCTTTTGGGATGTTTTCAATCTACAAAGGCGTTGCCAAAATAACTATTTTCGGTTCAGCCAGGATAAAAAAAGGCCATGAAGAATATGAACTTGCCAGGCGATTCGGGCAGCTCATACGTGAAGCTGGCTATTACGTTATAACCGGGGCAGGGCCAGGGATAATGGAAGCCGGCAATGAAGGGGCTGGCCGGGATTATAGTTTCGGGCTTAATATCATGCTGCCGTTTGAGCAATCCTCGAACCCGGTCATCGAGGGTGATCTTAAAGATTATACCTTTCGGTATTTCTTCACCAGAAAACTGATGTTTTTAAAAGAATCCTCCGGGATTGTCGTATGCCCAGGTGGGTATGGGACTATGGATGAATTATATGAGACACTGACCATGATTCAGAACGGAAAAACCGCAATAGTACCGATTGTCCTTCTCAACTGTCCGGGAAGTGATTTCTGGAAATCCTGGGATGAGTTCGCAGTGAAACAGTACGTTCGCCATAATCTGGTTTCGCCAAATGATCGAAGTTTGTATAAGATTTTGGCAAGCGCTGAAGAGGCACGTGACGAAATCCTCAATTTTTATAAGAATTTTCATTCATATCGTTACTGGAAAGACAATATATTAATCATTCGGGTGAAGAAATATCTTAATGATAATCAATTGTCATTTCTCTCTAGCCGATTTAAGGACTTAACGGAAGATAAGACTATCCACCGTATAAAGGAACAACCGTTTTTTGATAAGAACAATCCCAAGATGAAAGACATGCATTACCTGGGATTGCAATTTATCCAGCGGGATTACGGAACACTCAGGCAAATGATCGATTGCATTAATGAGTTTTAG